The following proteins are co-located in the Camelina sativa cultivar DH55 chromosome 12, Cs, whole genome shotgun sequence genome:
- the LOC104730476 gene encoding tetratricopeptide repeat protein 7A-like has protein sequence MKNKEITSTRPEKLHLRKLRQSLRKIRMKCLCSGEQMRLREDEDKKSELSNNGNSGLSVAESETAKKLDNGNIEEAELSLRETSSLNYEEARALLGRIEYQKGNIEAALRVFEGIDINGITVKMKTALTVREERKHRRRSKGGFAATPPPSMSKHAVSLIFEAIYLKAKSLQRLGRFQEAAQSCRVILDIVEASLSEGGSENVTGDIKLQETLMKAVELLPELWKLADSPRDAILSYRRALLNHWKIDPETTARIQKEYAVFLLYSGEEAVPPNLRSQTEGSFIPRNNVEEAILLLMLLLMKVNLKRISWDAAILDHLSFALTIAGDLTALAKQLEELSPEIMDQRELYHTLSLCYQGAGEGLVALGLLRKLFSEREDPNRISGLLMASKICGERAGLAEEGLDYARRAIENLGNECSQLDGAARLVLGITLTESSRMAVTETERMARQSEGILALESADMTNPRVVYRLALEHTEQRKLDSALAYAKHALKLGAESDLEVWLLLARVLSAQKRFSDAETIVDAALNETGKWEQGKLLRLKAKLRLAKGEVKDAIKTYTQLLALLQVQSKSFNSAKKLPKGYVEELRSLELGTWHDLAHIYINLSQWRDAESCLSKSRLIAPYSSVRYHTEGVLYKRQGQIEEAMEAFTTALDIDPMHVPSLISKAEIVLELGSRTSIAVVRSFLMEALRIDRLNHSAWYNLGKMFKAEGSVSSMQEAVDCFQAAVTLEETMPVESFR, from the exons ATGAAGAACAAGGAGATTACTAGTACTAGGCCTGAAAAGTTGCATTTGCGTAAACTAAGACAAAGTCTGAGGAAGATCAGAATGAAGTGTTTGTGTTCTGGTGAACAAATGAGACTTAGAGAGGATGAAGACAAGAAATCTGAGTTATCTAACAATGGAAACTCAGGTTTATCAGTTGCGGAGAGCGAGACTGCTAAGAAGCTAGATAATGGGAATATCGAAGAAGCTGAGTTATCTCTGCGTGAGACAAGTTCCTTGAACTATGAG GAGGCGAGAGCGCTTTTGGGAAGAATTGAGTATCAGAAAGGGAATATAGAAGCGGCATTGCGAGTCTTTGAAGGGATAGATATCAATGGGATTACTGTAAAGATGAAAACTGCTCTAACAGTAAGAGAAGAACGAAAACATAGAAGACGGTCTAAAGGCGGCTTTGCTGCTACTCCTCCACCTTCTATGTCCAAACATGCTGTTAGTTTGATTTTCGAAGCCATTTATCTCAAAGCGAAATCTCTCCAGCGTCTTGGAAGGTTCCAAG AGGCTGCGCAGTCTTGCAGAGTTATTCTTGATATAGTTGAGGCTTCTTTATCGGAAGGAGGTTCAGAAAATGTGACTGGCGATATAAAGTTGCAGGAGACGTTGATGAAAGCGGTTGAGCTGCTTCCTGAATTGTGGAAGCTTGCTGATTCACCGCGTGATGCTATCTTGTCGTATAGAAGAGCGCTTCTCAATCATTGGAAAATAGATCCAGAAACCACGGCGAGAATTCAGAAAGAGTATGCTGTGTTTCTCCTCTATTCAGGGGAAGAAGCAGTGCCGCCGAACCTGCGTTCTCAGACTGAGGGCTCCTTCATTCCGAGGAACAATGTGGAAGAAGCTATTCTTCTTTTGATGTTACTTCTCATGAAAGTTAATCTGAAGAGAATCTCGTGGGATGCAGCAATCTTGGACCATCTCTCCTTCGCTCTTACAATCGCAGGAGATCTTACTGCTCTTGCTAAGCAACTGGAAGAGCTTAGCCCCGAGATCATGGATCAGAGGGAACTTTATCATACATTGTCTCTGTGTTACCAAGGTGCAGGGGAAGGTCTTGTTGCACTCGGTTTACTGAGGAAGCTGTTTTCGGAACGGGAGGATCCAAACCGGATTTCAGGTTTGCTGATGGCTTCCAAGATATGTGGTGAGAGAGCTGGTCTTGCTGAGGAAGGGTTAGATTATGCACGCAGAGCGATTGAAAACTTGGGGAACGAGTGCAGTCAGTTAGATGGAGCAGCACGTCTCGTGTTAGGGATTACACTCACTGAAAGCTCGAGAATGGCGGTTACTGAGACAGAGCGGATGGCTAGGCAATCTGAGGGGATTCTGGCACTAGAATCTGCGGATATGACAAATCCAAGAGTTGTGTACCGTCTTGCTTTAGAGCATACAGAGCAGAGGAAGCTTGATTCTGCGTTAGCATATGCTAAACATGCGTTGAAACTAGGAGCAGAGTCGGATCTTGAAGTGTGGTTGCTTTTGGCTCGGGTTTTATCTGCGCAGAAGCGGTTTTCAGACGCGGAGACCATAGTGGATGCTGCGCTTAACGAGACAGGGAAATGGGAACAGGGGAAGCTGTTGCGTTTGAAGGCAAAGCTTCGTTTAGCTAAAGGAGAAGTGAAGGATGCAATTAAGACTTACACTCAACTTCTCGCACTCCTTCAGGTTCAGAGCAAAAGCTTCAATTCTGCAAAGAAGCTGCCAAAG GGATATGTAGAAGAATTGAGGAGTCTGGAGCTTGGGACGTGGCATGATCTGGCTCATATCTACATCAACCTCTCACAATGGCGTGATGCAGAGTCATGTCTCTCGAAATCAAGACTCATCGCGCCTTACTCTTCTGTTCGATACCACACCGAAG GTGTATTGTACAAGAGGCAAGGGCAAATAGAGGAAGCAATGGAGGCGTTCACAACCGCTTTAGACATCGATCCGATGCATGTCCCAAGCCTAATATCGAAGGCTGAGATCGTACTGGAGCTTGGGAGCCGAACAAGCATAGCGGTTGTAAGAAGCTTTCTAATGGAGGCTCTAAGGATTGATAGGCTGAACCACTCGGCTTGGTACAATCTTGGAAAGATGTTTAAAGCCGAAGGATCCGTCTCTTCGATGCAAGAAGCTGTGGATTGTTTTCAAGCTGCTGTTACACTGGAGGAAACAATGCCAGTGGAGTCATTCAGATGA